The following coding sequences lie in one Apium graveolens cultivar Ventura chromosome 1, ASM990537v1, whole genome shotgun sequence genomic window:
- the LOC141712721 gene encoding uncharacterized protein LOC141712721: MGKAFTLDVVSEEKKVDYVSYFLKDEANYWCESARALEGEEVITWGRFKKIFLDKYFPRYMQTQMELKFFELKQEGMTVGEYEKKFTELDRFVGDYVDTDEKRAKRFQQGLKPWLRSRVAAFVMTTYAEVVQKAMVIEG; this comes from the coding sequence ATGGGGAAAGCTTTCACGCTAGATGTTGTAAGTGAAGAAAAGAAGGTCGACTATGTGTCTTATTTCCTGAAAGATGAAGCGAACTATTGGTGTGAGTCAGCCCGTGCTTTAGAAGGAGAGGAAGTTATAACTTGGGGtagattcaagaagattttcttagacaagtatttcccgaggtatatgcaGACTCAAATGGAATTAAAGTTCTTTGAATTGAAGCAAGAAGGAATGACTGTAGGAGAGTACGAGAAGAAATTCACTGAATTGGATAGGTTTGTCGGAGATTATGTGGACACAGATGAAAAGAGAGCAaaaagatttcaacaaggattgaagccttggCTACGAAGTAGAGTGGCTGCCTTTGTAATGACCACATATGCTGAAGTGGTCCAGAAGGCGATGGTAATTGAAGGatag